The window tgagctacagctcacttcatcggatgcatttggtggaaaaaacagaggggagattgatgtacAAGATTGATTGtacataaggtgccacaagtactccttttctttttgcaaatacagactaacacggctgctactctgaaacctgtctgcatGGAGTTAGAGGctctcacaaaagtgggtgaccgggcaacaaaatgtcagatgaaattcaatgttgataaatgcaaagtaatgcacattgaaaaaaaaataatcccagctaaACATACACCCGCTatagtaacatttaactttaaaaaggggaacaacaCTGTTCTATTCTTGTTACCACTCAAATTGATCTTGGAGTCACCGtagatagttctttgaaaactaCTGCACCATgcacagcagtggtcaaaaaggtGAAcagttaggaactattaggaaaggcatagaaaataagacagaaaatatcataatgcctctatatacaTCCATGGAGTGTTcaaaccttgaatactgtgtccagagGATATAGTGGAGGAGAAACAAACAGTGATTAGAGGTATGGaccaacttccatatgaggagggaCTAAAAGGGTTAGGCAGCATAGAAAAAAGATGAACAAGGGGGGGATAAGACAGaagtctctaaaatcatgaatggggcggagaaagtgactagggaagtgttgtttaccatTTCATACCCTACAAAAACGAGGGGTCACCTGATGCAATTGATAGGCAGTGGGTTTAATACAAACGAGGAAGTACTCCTTCACGCTATGTGCAGttaacccgtggaactcattgccactggatattatggccaaaagtataactaggttcaaaaaataactggaGGAAAGGtctatcagtggctattagccaagatctctgatgcagccccatgctctagGTGACCCAAAACCTCTGAGTATCAAAAGCAGGAGAGGAAGATGAGTGGATCACTTCGTAATTGCTCTGTTCTACACACTCGCCTGAAGCTGTGGTGCGGTGACTGTCAGAGACATGGTATAATGccccatggtctgacccagtgtggcagcTCTTGAGTCTCGACGTGGCACTGAAGCCTTGTTTGTGATTCCCAACTTCACTCTGGTGCCTTTTCAGCGCCCAGTCTCATGTGTGCTGTGCTCCAGCACAGTAGCCGATTGCAAGTGTATTTGTTAGCAGCTCAGCCCTTTGATGCCTGATCTCCCCTGTCTGCTGCAAACTCCTTGCTTCTCTGGGGCAGGACCCTCCTTCGCCTCCATAGACATTTGCCCTCTGTTCTTCCAACCTCTTCTCCTGGCTGCCGTTTACTTCCATCTCTTCCTGCTCCTCTCACTGGCTCCTTTGTTCTTCGGCCTTTGTCAGGTGCTTCACCCAACCCTGCTTCCTTGGCTTCCCCCTTGACCCTGAGCCCCTCCTTCCTCTGTGGCAGCCAGCTGGCATCCAAACGCCCACCTGTGCCCCTAGCTCCACAGATTAGGCTGGGGAGGCAGGCTTTCCATGGGCACCGCTAATGCCCTGTCTCCCTTCTTTGCAGATGACCGCCCAAAGCCTGTCCCGGTTGTAAGTAAACCCGTCTCCCTAGAGCCAAGTAAATCAGCGTCCCCGTCTCCCCCGCCTCCCCTGATCGCTGAGGTGGAGCCCGTGCTGCTGGCCGCGGTGACGTTGGTGCCGATGGAGAGCCCAGTGGACGTGGACACTAAAGCGGAGCTGGCTGAGGCTCCTGCAGAGAGACACGAACCTCTTAAAGCCACCACTACAGTGCCAGGGGGCATGGAGCAGCCCGAGGAAGCCCCTGCCTTGGACACAGAGCCCCAGGAGGAGGCAGTTGCCAGCCCTGTCCTGGAACCCCCAGCCCAACCGGTGCTGGTAGAAACACAAGAGGAGGTGGTGCCCCCGGAGATGGGGCCCCCGGAGGTGGTGGCCCTGGAGGAGGAGTTGCCAGCTAAGCCTgccactccccccagccccccgccccccgaggaAGAGGCCTCCAGCGAAGCTTTTGTTGAATCCAACGGAGTCTTGGAGGAAACGCCTGAGCCAGTGGCCGAGCCACCTGTGTGCCAGCCAGAGCCGGTTGTGGAGTCTCCCATtgcccagccagaggagctggtGCTGCCCAACGGGCTGGGGGTACCTGCCAAGCAGGATGCCGACGAGCCAGAAGAGCAGCCGGAGTCGGATGTCAGCCCCATCTCGGAACCCGAGGAGGTCAAGGGAGAGGAGCCGGccatcccagcctccccccctgcagaggaagaggaagaagaggagtgcGAGGAGCCCCTGGAAGCACAAGAGCAGAATTCCCCTTTGGAAGCGCCTCTTTCCCAGAGCTCCGAGGAGATCACGCaaggtgggggagctgggaggggggctCCTGGAGCAGGAAGCAAGGTCCTGTGAAGGGCTGTCTTGCAGCCTTCTGATCAGGTTGTGCTGGTGGTCAAGCTGTGCCTTGGCACTGCCCGGGGTCCCTtgctggggctgctgggccacatgccGCCCTATGGCGCCTTGGGGAGCCAGCCAGCGTGGGGCGGGCACTGCACAGGGAAAGGGCTGTGGAGTAGCAGGGGAATCTCTCCCTgcactgcagggggaggggctcaagatgtgatttttttattttttatttttttttgtcattggAGGGGTGGCCGCGgcatgtctgtctctctcccccttgcGGGGCCGGGGTCTCACTTTCCCACCTCTCCCCTCCAGTCGCCGTGTCGGTGCCAAAGAAAAAGCGGAAAATGAAAGAGCTCAACAAGAAGGAAGCTGTGGGCGACCTGCTGGATGCCTTTAAAGAGGTGGGTGTGTGGTCTTCTGAGCCAGCATGGGTGCTGCATTcccaccccctcacctcccagagctgctgcctcTCGTGATGAGCTCCTGTTAGTGCCATTGTGTCTGGGCCACTGATGCACCGTGATGGAACTGAGGATCTGAGTTGCAGCAGGGAGTCAGGGTTCCCCCCAGCAGGGCCAGGGCTTGAGGGCATGGGGTAGTTGTGTGCCTAGCGCTCCCTCTAACTGGGAGCTCTCTGCACTGGGGGCTGCTATGGGACTGGGTATCCTGGGGGCCCTAAGTACTTTTCCAGGGTCTTGGGAGGGCCTGGCTGGGTTCCTCACTCATTTCTTGTCTCGCTGGCTCCTTTCATTGGAAGTCTCAGATCGGCGATGGTGCCTCTGAGGCAGAGAACAAGCCTCCAgcctctgtcccagccccagagcccaaggAGGccgccccagcctgcccccacgAGGAGACTGAGGAGACCTGGGAAGAGAAAGAGGACAAGCTGGATCCAGAGAAGGTCAAGGCTGCAGATCAGAAATATCAGTACAAGGAAGGTGAGCCTTCCTTCAGCCAAAGTAGGTGTCCTGCTCATTGCTTCCTTTTTGCGCTCGGACTGGCCCGGCCTCCAGTGATGACATCCGCTATGAGCCATCGTGTCTGGGCCACTGACGCTCTGTGATGGAACTGAGGATCTGAGCGGGCGGGGGTTACACTGGTGGGGTGCTGGGAGCACATGCCGGACGTCCCGCTGAGTTTCACTGCTCTTGGCTTTCACTTCCCCTTGGTCACTGTCCTGGCTCACCGGCTTCTGCAGAAACTCAACCCCAGCAGGGCCCACTAGCACCTAGCGCaaactggggagtgggggggcagatcCATTCACAACCTGCTTGTCCAGTGGGCACTGAGGACAGCGGGTCTTTGGGCAGGGCAGTAGCTTCAGGCTTAGGCTGCAGGTTGGGTCCTGCAGACGCCGGAACCCAAGGGGTGATGCCAGCCCTGCATGTTGGGGAGCTGTGTGAGCAGCTTGCCAGGAGTCAGAAGAGCTGCAGGTCCCAGCATGCCCTGTGGCCTGCAGGCTttgccctctggctgcccctctgcGGTACGTGAGGCTGCCCTGTTGTGGAGCCTCCTGATAGGCCTTCATGGCCCAAGGTTCTGTGTCTGCCCTGTTGGGTTGATGTGGGCTTgacctccccccacatccccttaCATCAGGGTGATGTGCAGAGACTGGCAGTGTCACCACTGAGCCAGGTATGACCTTCCTCCCATTGCAGGggggccccaggggctgggcttGGGCTGGTACCGCTCAGTGCCCGCCGTGTGGGGctgctcctctctccctgccccgcTATACCACTTGGTCCTGCCTGCAGCGTCTCTGGCCCTTCTTCCCACCTTGCGATGTCCCCTGGGTGTGGGCTGTGGCTGCGAGGGATGTGGTTTTTCAGGGTAGTCGCCTTTCCTCTGCCACAGAACAATGGAAGCCCCTGAACCCAGAGGAGAAGAAGAGATACGACCGGGAGTTCTTGCTGGGCTTCCAGTTCATCTTCGCCAGCATGCAGAAACCCGAGGGGCTGCCCCAGATCAGCGATGTGGTGCTGGACAAGGTCAGTGCCACCACCAGACTGGTGAGGACCCTGGATCTACCAGCGCGAACTTGTTATCAGATGGGGGAAATGCTGCTAACCGCTCTTAGTTCCGTGCTTGGTCTCTCTGTGGACTCTGCTATGGCCAGAACAGGAGACCCAAGTAGTTCAGGGGCGGGGATGGGCATGGGCATTGCCATGGCACAGAGCAGATCCCAGTGGAAATATAGAGGTGATACCCACCGAGCCAGAATTGGCCAAGCAGCTGTTCAGAAGTTATCCAGTGCACTCCTTGCACTTGGGCACGTGGTGCTGGGCAGCTGAGAAAAGTGCCCAGTCTGGAATGGGCAGAGCCTCCCTTGCTGCTTCTGACCCCGCCtggggcactgtacaaaccataGCAGCTCCTTGGCTGAGGTGCCTTCCCTTGGAGTTGTCCCATCCATGTCCTCTCCCCTTGCTGTGGGAGAAGAGAACGTTGGTCAATGCAATGTAATGCAGattggaaaacatagtcccaactgtacatacaaaatgatggggtttaaattagctgttaccactcgagagagatcttggggtcattgtggatagttctctgaaaacatccactcagtgtgcagcggcagtcaaagcgaacagaatgttgggaatctttaagaaagggatagataataagacagacaatATCATATTGCCTGTGTATCcttggtatgctcacatcttgaatactgcctgcagatgtggtcgccctatctcaaaaaagatgtattgaaattggaaaaggttcagaaaagggcaacaaaaatgattaggagtatgccgtatgaggagagattaacaaggctgggacttttcagcttggaaaagagaggacttaaggggatatgatagaggtctataaaatcatgactgacgtggagacagtgaatagagaagtgttatttactcctcataacacacaaactagggatcaccaaatagAATTagtaggcagtaggtttaaacaaacaaaggaagtatttcttcacacaatgcacagtcaacctatgaaactctttgccagaggatgttgaagGCCAAGAcgctaacagggttcaaaaaattagataaattcatggtggctaggtccatcaatggctattagtcaggatgggcagggatggtgtccctagcctctgtttgccagaagctgggaatgggcaatgggggatggatcacttgatggttaccggTTCTGTTCTGGGCTAGAtagagctttggtctgacccagcctggccgtTCCTATGAGTGTCATCCAGCCATTTCCCTTGCTGGGCTCCCACTGGGCCCTGGTAGAGCTGTCTGGCCTGCGCCTTCTGGGtgccctgctcccttcctggcaTTTCCCGCTCTGCTGCAGTGACCCTTCTCCCCTGGGCACCCTGAGGATGTAGCTTGCCAGTGGGGTCTGGCTCTGCGTTCAGCCCAGCAGGTTGGGAATCCTTAGTGGTTTTCATGCCTCTCCCCCTTTCTCACTTGCAGGTGAATAAAACGCCGATGCGACCGCTGGACCCCATTCGCCTGAGCGGGATGAACTGCGGCCCTGACTTCACCCCTTCCTTTGCCAACCTGGGCCGTCCATCCATGGGCAACCGGGGACCGGTAAGTGCTTCAAAGGGTCACCAGCCTCAGCCTCCTTCCTGCTCGCCTGCGTGATGATCTCCTGTTTGTGCCATCGTGTCTGGGCCACTGATGCTCCGTGATGGAACCGAGGATCTGAGCAGGCCCAGGAGCCTATGCTGGTGCCGTTGGCCCATCTGGCTTGTTCTTACAGTGGGGGCTCCCCAGCGCCGGGGCTGGATACAGACTGGATACCGTTGCATGTGGTGCAAGGCCCCAGGTCTGCCTGACAGTGGTGTGTGGGGAGATGAGAAGGGAAGTGCTGATGTCTCCTCTTCCTCAGCCTGCAGGGTTGGGCCCGCGCCGCTCGCAGCAGAGCCAGAGGAAAGAGCCCCGGAAAATCATTGCCACGGTCTCACTGAACGAGGACATCAAGCTCAACAAGGCTGAGAAGGCCTGGAAGCCCAGCAGCAAGCGGGCTGCTGAGGAGGAGGATCCTGACAACATCAAGACGCAGGTAGGTAGGGAGGAGCTATGAGGAGCGAAGGGGCTTGGGGCGATAGGCCGGCTCTCGCTGATGGTGTCTGGGGTGTCCCTGCAGGACCTGTTCCGGCGTGTGCGCAGCATCCTGAACAAGCTGACGCCTCAGATGTTCCAGCAGCTGATGAAGCAGGTCACGGAGCTGTCCATCGACACTGAGGAGCGGCTCAAGGGCGTCATTGACCTCATCTTCGAGAAGGCCATCTCCGAGCCGAACTTCTCCGTTGCCTATGCCAACATGTGCCGTTGCCTTATGGGGGTGAGTCCCTGAGAGCTCAGCTCCTCCGAGCTCTGTGTGTCCTGGCACCTTCCTGCCACAGAAATCAGAGCCTCTTAGAGACGTTGTGGAGCCAGGACCCCAtcttacaggtgggaaaactgaggcactgggggACAACAGAGGGATTTATATGaggtggcagagctggagatGGATGGAAGCCatgagtcctagctcccagcttTAATGGCTCAGAACACCACACCTTGCGTGGGGTGGAGCTGGCAGCTGTCCCTGTGTTGGGCTGGAGCAGGACTGACTGCGGGGGATGAGGGTACACAGCTGGTTGTCCAGCCTGGCGGGTATTACCCCACCTCACCTCTGGTCCCGTCCCTCCCTGCAGTTGAAAGTCCCCACGACTGACAAGCCGGCGGTGACCGTGAACTTCCGCAAGCTGCTGCTGAACCGCTGCCAGAAGGAGTTTGAGAAGGACAAGGACGACGACGAGATCTTTGAGAAGAAGCAGAAGGAGATGGATGATGCTGCTGCCGTGAGTGGGGCTGTTCCCAGAGGGCAGGGGGGCGAGGCGTGGGCACTGCGCCCCATTGTGAGGTGTGATCAGGAGCAGTGGGATGCGGCTCTCCTGGgtaaaccccactcccctcccctccccacagccggAGGAGAAGGCTCGCCTGAAGGAGGAGCTGGACGATGCTCGGGACAAGGCCAGGAGGCGCTCTCTAGGGAACATCAAGTTCATTGGGGAGCTCTTCAAGCTGAAGATGCTGACGGAGGCCATCATGCACGACTGCGTGGTCAAGCTGCTCAAGAACCACGATGAGGAGTCGCTCGAGTGTCTGTGCCGTCTGCTCACCACCATTGGCAAGGACCTGGACTTCGAGAAAGCCAAGGTAGCTgctgccctctccctgcagcttccctGCCCCGGGCCTGTAAAGTCGGGCACCCTGGAGAGCCAGGGAGCACCTGAAGGCAGGGCACGTGGCAGCAGCTGTCCCTACAGGGCTGCTCCACTTTGCTCAATAGCCTAGGACTGTAGGGCACCAGGAGTTGCCCTTCAGTGCCATGCTAGCCCCGGCACCCCATTGCAGAGAGGGGTGCTGATGCTGCTTGTGGGGGGGGTCTGGagagtgtcgggggggggggctgggaggaggagcagtggggcctaCCCAGCCTGAATGGCTCCCTCCTTCCCATCCGCTTTTCCCTCCTTCCATTGCTGCTCCCCAGGAGGGGTCAGTGATGCCCCCAGGCGATTGGGCCCCTGGCACGCTGCAATGCCAGGTGTGGGAGGGCATGGTGGTGACTGGGGTAACGCTGTCTCCCCTCGTGCAGCCCAGAATGGATCAGTATTTCAACCAGATGGATAAGATCATTAAGGAGAAGAAAACGTCATCTCGAATTCGCTTCATGCTGCAGGATGTGATTGACCTCAGGCGGGTAAGGTGCCATCCTTGCCCCTGGATAGGCGGGCATGACCCTCCCGGGTAAGGGAGGTGTACGCACAGGTAGATGGGTTCCAGCTCCACCCCCGTGTCCTCAGGATAGATGGAGCATGACCCTGCTGGGTTGGGTAAAGTACACATCTCTCCTTCAGCCTCAGGATAGATGGGTGTCAACCCCACACCCATCCCCTACACCTGGATCCATGGGGCCAGCCTTGCCTCTTGGATAGACAGACATGACAGTGGCGGGTAAGGTGCATGATCCGCCCCCTTCCTGGCAGGCGGGCTTCAGCTCAAAGGCTTTGGGATCCACGCCCGTACTGTGACCTCTGCTCGCAGCTAGTGACCCCTGTTGCTGAGGTCCCATGTGGCGAACGTAGACAGCTGTGTCGAATCCCTCCAGCAGCTGTTTGTTGCAGGGAGGCT of the Dermochelys coriacea isolate rDerCor1 chromosome 9, rDerCor1.pri.v4, whole genome shotgun sequence genome contains:
- the EIF4G1 gene encoding eukaryotic translation initiation factor 4 gamma 1 isoform X21, with the protein product MVPKWAAPETAGAYYPAQGVQQFPAGVPTAQVMMNQQPPIPTKRERKTIRIRDPNQGGKDITEEIMSGARTSSTPTPPQAGSGLEPQANGETPHVAVIVRPDDRPKPVPVVSKPVSLEPSKSASPSPPPPLIAEVEPVLLAAVTLVPMESPVDVDTKAELAEAPAERHEPLKATTTVPGGMEQPEEAPALDTEPQEEAVASPVLEPPAQPVLVETQEEVVPPEMGPPEVVALEEELPAKPATPPSPPPPEEEASSEAFVESNGVLEETPEPVAEPPVCQPEPVVESPIAQPEELVLPNGLGVPAKQDADEPEEQPESDVSPISEPEEVKGEEPAIPASPPAEEEEEEECEEPLEAQEQNSPLEAPLSQSSEEITQVAVSVPKKKRKMKELNKKEAVGDLLDAFKESQIGDGASEAENKPPASVPAPEPKEAAPACPHEETEETWEEKEDKLDPEKVKAADQKYQYKEEQWKPLNPEEKKRYDREFLLGFQFIFASMQKPEGLPQISDVVLDKVSATTRLVNKTPMRPLDPIRLSGMNCGPDFTPSFANLGRPSMGNRGPPAGLGPRRSQQSQRKEPRKIIATVSLNEDIKLNKAEKAWKPSSKRAAEEEDPDNIKTQDLFRRVRSILNKLTPQMFQQLMKQVTELSIDTEERLKGVIDLIFEKAISEPNFSVAYANMCRCLMGLKVPTTDKPAVTVNFRKLLLNRCQKEFEKDKDDDEIFEKKQKEMDDAAAPEEKARLKEELDDARDKARRRSLGNIKFIGELFKLKMLTEAIMHDCVVKLLKNHDEESLECLCRLLTTIGKDLDFEKAKPRMDQYFNQMDKIIKEKKTSSRIRFMLQDVIDLRRNSWVPRRGDQGPKTIDQIHKEAEMEEHREHIKVQQLMSKQDKRRGPPGSSSGGGRGSQVADDGWNTVPISKGNRPIDTSRITKITKPGSIDSNNQLFAPGGRLSWGKGSSGGSGAKPADSASDATRPATSTLNRFSALQQSTPAESLDSRRVVQRSSSSRDRSEKAGERGERFERERLERGDRLERPDRGERADRNRPPITKRSYSKEMEDRSRERERQGAQEAVRKVSSMTEERDRSREPVKREPVPPAAPPKPALSEEELEKKSKAIIEEYLHINDMKEALQCVQELACPSQLYVFVRNGIESTLERSMIAREHMGLLLYQLVKAGNLTKEQYYKGVHDILEIAEDMEIDIPHIWLYLAELITPILREGGIPMEELFREIAKPLVPIGKASTLLLEILGLLCKGMSHKKAGTLWREGGLSWKEFLPEDQDVNKFVTEQKVEYTMGDSSDTPSRKELTAEELCKQMEKLLKENSNNQRIYDWIEANLSEQQVLSSIFVRALMTSVCHSAIVFENPYRVDTAVIKSRAKLLQKYVSEEQKELQALYALQALVVKLDQPPNLLRMFFDALYDEDVIKEEAFYKWESSKDPAEQQGKGVALKSVTAFFTWLREAEDESDNN
- the EIF4G1 gene encoding eukaryotic translation initiation factor 4 gamma 1 isoform X20: MDSTQASSSAQLIAGAYYPAQGVQQFPAGVPTAQVMMNQQPPIPTKRERKTIRIRDPNQGGKDITEEIMSGARTSSTPTPPQAGSGLEPQANGETPHVAVIVRPDDRPKPVPVVSKPVSLEPSKSASPSPPPPLIAEVEPVLLAAVTLVPMESPVDVDTKAELAEAPAERHEPLKATTTVPGGMEQPEEAPALDTEPQEEAVASPVLEPPAQPVLVETQEEVVPPEMGPPEVVALEEELPAKPATPPSPPPPEEEASSEAFVESNGVLEETPEPVAEPPVCQPEPVVESPIAQPEELVLPNGLGVPAKQDADEPEEQPESDVSPISEPEEVKGEEPAIPASPPAEEEEEEECEEPLEAQEQNSPLEAPLSQSSEEITQVAVSVPKKKRKMKELNKKEAVGDLLDAFKESQIGDGASEAENKPPASVPAPEPKEAAPACPHEETEETWEEKEDKLDPEKVKAADQKYQYKEGEPSFSQKQWKPLNPEEKKRYDREFLLGFQFIFASMQKPEGLPQISDVVLDKVSATTRLVNKTPMRPLDPIRLSGMNCGPDFTPSFANLGRPSMGNRGPPAGLGPRRSQQSQRKEPRKIIATVSLNEDIKLNKAEKAWKPSSKRAAEEEDPDNIKTQDLFRRVRSILNKLTPQMFQQLMKQVTELSIDTEERLKGVIDLIFEKAISEPNFSVAYANMCRCLMGLKVPTTDKPAVTVNFRKLLLNRCQKEFEKDKDDDEIFEKKQKEMDDAAAPEEKARLKEELDDARDKARRRSLGNIKFIGELFKLKMLTEAIMHDCVVKLLKNHDEESLECLCRLLTTIGKDLDFEKAKPRMDQYFNQMDKIIKEKKTSSRIRFMLQDVIDLRRNSWVPRRGDQGPKTIDQIHKEAEMEEHREHIKVQQLMSKQDKRRGPPGSSSGGGRGSQVADDGWNTVPISKGNRPIDTSRITKITKPGSIDSNNQLFAPGGRLSWGKGSSGGSGAKPADSASDATRPATSTLNRFSALQQSTPAESLDSRRVVQRSSSSRDRSEKAGERGERFERERLERGDRLERPDRGERADRNRPPITKRSYSKEMEDRSRERERQGAQEAVRKVSSMTEERDRSREPVKREPVPPAAPPKPALSEEELEKKSKAIIEEYLHINDMKEALQCVQELACPSQLYVFVRNGIESTLERSMIAREHMGLLLYQLVKAGNLTKEQYYKGVHDILEIAEDMEIDIPHIWLYLAELITPILREGGIPMEELFREIAKPLVPIGKASTLLLEILGLLCKGMSHKKAGTLWREGGLSWKEFLPEDQDVNKFVTEQKVEYTMGDSSDTPSRKELTAEELCKQMEKLLKENSNNQRIYDWIEANLSEQQVLSSIFVRALMTSVCHSAIVFENPYRVDTAVIKSRAKLLQKYVSEEQKELQALYALQALVVKLDQPPNLLRMFFDALYDEDVIKEEAFYKWESSKDPAEQQGKGVALKSVTAFFTWLREAEDESDNN
- the EIF4G1 gene encoding eukaryotic translation initiation factor 4 gamma 1 isoform X22, with translation MVPKWAAPETAGAYYPAQGVQQFPAGVPTAQVMMNQQPPIPTKRERKTIRIRDPNQGGKDITEEIMSGARTSSTPTPPQAGSGLEPQANGETPHVAVIVRPDDRPKPVPVVSKPVSLEPSKSASPSPPPPLIAEVEPVLLAAVTLVPMESPVDVDTKAELAEAPAERHEPLKATTTVPGGMEQPEEAPALDTEPQEEAVASPVLEPPAQPVLVETQEEVVPPEMGPPEVVALEEELPAKPATPPSPPPPEEEASSEAFVESNGVLEETPEPVAEPPVCQPEPVVESPIAQPEELVLPNGLGVPAKQDADEPEEQPESDVSPISEPEEVKGEEPAIPASPPAEEEEEEECEEPLEAQEQNSPLEAPLSQSSEEITQVAVSVPKKKRKMKELNKKEAVGDLLDAFKESQIGDGASEAENKPPASVPAPEPKEAAPACPHEETEETWEEKEDKLDPEKVKAADQKYQYKEEQWKPLNPEEKKRYDREFLLGFQFIFASMQKPEGLPQISDVVLDKVNKTPMRPLDPIRLSGMNCGPDFTPSFANLGRPSMGNRGPPAGLGPRRSQQSQRKEPRKIIATVSLNEDIKLNKAEKAWKPSSKRAAEEEDPDNIKTQDLFRRVRSILNKLTPQMFQQLMKQVTELSIDTEERLKGVIDLIFEKAISEPNFSVAYANMCRCLMGLKVPTTDKPAVTVNFRKLLLNRCQKEFEKDKDDDEIFEKKQKEMDDAAAPEEKARLKEELDDARDKARRRSLGNIKFIGELFKLKMLTEAIMHDCVVKLLKNHDEESLECLCRLLTTIGKDLDFEKAKPRMDQYFNQMDKIIKEKKTSSRIRFMLQDVIDLRRNSWVPRRGDQGPKTIDQIHKEAEMEEHREHIKVQQLMSKQDKRRGPPGSSSGGGRGSQVADDGWNTVPISKGNRPIDTSRITKITKPGSIDSNNQLFAPGGRLSWGKGSSGGSGAKPADSASDATRPATSTLNRFSALQQSTPAESLDSRRVVQRSSSSRDRSEKAGERGERFERERLERGDRLERPDRGERADRNRPPITKRSYSKEMEDRSRERERQGAQEAVRKVSSMTEERDRSREPVKREPVPPAAPPKPALSEEELEKKSKAIIEEYLHINDMKEALQCVQELACPSQLYVFVRNGIESTLERSMIAREHMGLLLYQLVKAGNLTKEQYYKGVHDILEIAEDMEIDIPHIWLYLAELITPILREGGIPMEELFREIAKPLVPIGKASTLLLEILGLLCKGMSHKKAGTLWREGGLSWKEFLPEDQDVNKFVTEQKVEYTMGDSSDTPSRKELTAEELCKQMEKLLKENSNNQRIYDWIEANLSEQQVLSSIFVRALMTSVCHSAIVFENPYRVDTAVIKSRAKLLQKYVSEEQKELQALYALQALVVKLDQPPNLLRMFFDALYDEDVIKEEAFYKWESSKDPAEQQGKGVALKSVTAFFTWLREAEDESDNN
- the EIF4G1 gene encoding eukaryotic translation initiation factor 4 gamma 1 isoform X23, which codes for MMNQQPPIPTKRERKTIRIRDPNQGGKDITEEIMSGARTSSTPTPPQAGSGLEPQANGETPHVAVIVRPDDRPKPVPVVSKPVSLEPSKSASPSPPPPLIAEVEPVLLAAVTLVPMESPVDVDTKAELAEAPAERHEPLKATTTVPGGMEQPEEAPALDTEPQEEAVASPVLEPPAQPVLVETQEEVVPPEMGPPEVVALEEELPAKPATPPSPPPPEEEASSEAFVESNGVLEETPEPVAEPPVCQPEPVVESPIAQPEELVLPNGLGVPAKQDADEPEEQPESDVSPISEPEEVKGEEPAIPASPPAEEEEEEECEEPLEAQEQNSPLEAPLSQSSEEITQVAVSVPKKKRKMKELNKKEAVGDLLDAFKESQIGDGASEAENKPPASVPAPEPKEAAPACPHEETEETWEEKEDKLDPEKVKAADQKYQYKEGEPSFSQKQWKPLNPEEKKRYDREFLLGFQFIFASMQKPEGLPQISDVVLDKVSATTRLVNKTPMRPLDPIRLSGMNCGPDFTPSFANLGRPSMGNRGPPAGLGPRRSQQSQRKEPRKIIATVSLNEDIKLNKAEKAWKPSSKRAAEEEDPDNIKTQDLFRRVRSILNKLTPQMFQQLMKQVTELSIDTEERLKGVIDLIFEKAISEPNFSVAYANMCRCLMGLKVPTTDKPAVTVNFRKLLLNRCQKEFEKDKDDDEIFEKKQKEMDDAAAPEEKARLKEELDDARDKARRRSLGNIKFIGELFKLKMLTEAIMHDCVVKLLKNHDEESLECLCRLLTTIGKDLDFEKAKPRMDQYFNQMDKIIKEKKTSSRIRFMLQDVIDLRRNSWVPRRGDQGPKTIDQIHKEAEMEEHREHIKVQQLMSKQDKRRGPPGSSSGGGRGSQVADDGWNTVPISKGNRPIDTSRITKITKPGSIDSNNQLFAPGGRLSWGKGSSGGSGAKPADSASDATRPATSTLNRFSALQQSTPAESLDSRRVVQRSSSSRDRSEKAGERGERFERERLERGDRLERPDRGERADRNRPPITKRSYSKEMEDRSRERERQGAQEAVRKVSSMTEERDRSREPVKREPVPPAAPPKPALSEEELEKKSKAIIEEYLHINDMKEALQCVQELACPSQLYVFVRNGIESTLERSMIAREHMGLLLYQLVKAGNLTKEQYYKGVHDILEIAEDMEIDIPHIWLYLAELITPILREGGIPMEELFREIAKPLVPIGKASTLLLEILGLLCKGMSHKKAGTLWREGGLSWKEFLPEDQDVNKFVTEQKVEYTMGDSSDTPSRKELTAEELCKQMEKLLKENSNNQRIYDWIEANLSEQQVLSSIFVRALMTSVCHSAIVFENPYRVDTAVIKSRAKLLQKYVSEEQKELQALYALQALVVKLDQPPNLLRMFFDALYDEDVIKEEAFYKWESSKDPAEQQGKGVALKSVTAFFTWLREAEDESDNN